The window CGCCTTTGAGCGATCTTATTCTTATGCCCTCAGCTTTTTTATAGTCATCCGAAAGAGACAACACCTTGACCGGATTGCCGTGGGCAACGCCGTTTGCCATTGTTTCGTTTATCGTCAGACCGGGCATCCATGACAGGGCTTTATCCATTGTATAAACGCCCTTGCCGGGTTCATTCATATTTATATCCTTAAGCTCTTCGATTGTCAAACTGTCTTCAACCCTGAACGGGCCGACTGCCGTGCGTTCAAGCCCGGAGAGATGCGCGCCGCTGCCGAGTGTTATGCCTATATCATGGCACAGCGTCCTGACATAAGTGCCTTTTGCACAACGCGTCCTGAATGTAACGTAAGGCAGATTGAGATCCAAAAGTTCGATATCGTAAATGGTTACCGCTCTAAGCTTGCGGTCGATCTCGATCCCTTTGCGGGCCAGTTTATAGAGCGGCTCGCCCTGGTGCTTTAACGCGGAAAACATCGGAGGCTGCTGGAGGATCTTACCCTGAAAAGATTTCAAAGCCTCCTCAATAACCCCCTCTTCGAAATCAATCTTATCTGAACTGGATAAGACCTTGCCGTACGCATCCTGGGTGTCTGTTGTTTCTCCTAATTTCATTACCGCCATGTATTCCTTGTCAAGCGAGGAAAAATAATTGGCAAGCCGTGTCGCCCTGTTGATGCAGATAAGCAGAAGGCCCGTGGCCATCGGGTCGAGGGTCCCGGTGTGGCCGACCCTTTTTTCTTTTAAGATCTTTCGCACTTTCATGACCGCGTCATGCGAGGTAATGTCTTTGGGTTTATTCAGACTGATAATAAGGTCCATGGTATTTTTGATCCAAAAATCTATTTTCAATAATTCAGATGTTGAATTATAACGGCGTTAAGGTTTCCTGTGTTTCAGAAGTTTCTGGTGCTCTGACTGAAGAGATTTTAACAGATTTAAATCCTTTTTCAATTCCGCTTCTTTGATCTTCCTCTGTAATTCCTGCAATAATATCTTCCGCCTGTTTTCTCTTATCCTGGTAACGCAATCGTCTATCGTCTTCTCCGGGTCTTCGAAATGGTCTTCCAGTGATATCTCCGTGAGAAAGTTTTTCTCTGCCTCGTCACACTGTGAATACAGTCCTTTGAAATCCGTTGACCCCTCTTTGATCCTTTTAAACACCGACCTCGCCATAATGTCTTTAAAATCCTCTTCAGAAAGAATGTGCGAGACCTCTTCAGCCTTCTCCGGCAATTGCAGAAGCAGTTTTATCAAGGTCACTTCTTCTACGGGCCTGGGCCCTGAATGAGACACGGAGGAAGCGGTTTGTCCTTCAGACGAAGACTGGCTCCTGACTTTCTTGAATTCCTCCCTGATAAATATCTCGTTTACTCCCAGTTTCTCGGAAAGCATTTTTATGTATTGCCCCCGGAGGATGCTGTCCTGGACTTTAGAGATCGCTGTTAATGCCTCGCGCGCTATCAGGCGTTTATCGCCTTTCTGCCGCATGAAGAAGTCAACTATCGACAACGGGTTGTCGAGCAGCTCCTGAAACGCCTCTTTGCCTTTTTCCCTCAGAAAACTGTCAGGGTCTTCTTTGTCCGGAAAAGAAAGCACCCTGACATTCAGTCCCGCTTCCAAAAGAATATTGGCGGCGTTTTTGACCGCCTTTCTCCCGGCCTCGTCACTGTCAAAGACAAGGAGCACGTCTTCTGTAAACCTCTTTATTAGCTTCCCGTGTTCCAGCGTAAATGCCGTGCCCAGCGGCGCAACCGCGTTTGAAAAGCCGTACATGTGGGTGGTGATGACATCAAGGTAGCCTTCCATAAACAGGACACGTCCCGTTTCCTTTATCGCGTCTTTTGCGCGGTGTATCCCGTAGAGGACCCGCCGTTTGTTAAAAATAATTGTCTCAGGCGAATTCAGATACTTCGGCTCATCGCCATCGATGGACCTGCCGCCGAATGCGATAACATCGCCCTTTAAGTCATAAATGGGAAACATTATCCTGTCCCTGAACGTATCATAAAAACCCTTTGCGCCCTGTGTGACGAGCCCGGCCTTTTTTATTATTTCCGGCTTGTAGCCTTTGCGCGAAAGATACTTAATAAGCGCGTCCCAGGTCTTTGGCGCGTATCCAAGAGAGAAGACTTTTTGGGCGTTTTCTTCGATCCCGCGCTTGTTGAGGTATGCCTTTGCCTTGTCACTTTTTAAAAGGTAGTGCTGAAAAAAAACAGCGGCGTCCTTATGCATGTTGAGAAGGACCTCTTTTTCCCCGCTTTGGACCGTGTCCTTTTGAAAAGTCTTGAGAGGGACCCCCGCCTTTTTGGCCAAAACAGCGACAGCCTCCGGGAAGGAAAGGCTCTCATATTTAACAAGGAAGGAGAAGATGTCGCCGCCGCTGCCGCAGCCGAAGCAATGATATATCTGTTTTGCGGGATTGACGGTAAAAGAGGGGGTCTTCTCTGTGTGAAAAGGGCAAAGCCCCTTCCAGTTCTGCCCGGCCTGCTTCAGGCGCACATATTCGGATATGACGTCAACGATATCAAGCCTGTTTTTTATTTCTTCAAGGGTGCTGTCGGAAGGCATGAATAAATGATACAGGATGCCGGATGCAGGATACAAGCCCTCTTGTTTTAACCTTTTTTCCCCGCCTACAGATATTGAATGTTTCAGCCGATAAATATATGAGGTAAATTAAAAAAACGGACATGAAATGATCGAAGGGAGATACGGTTTGCTTACACTGCTTTTAAAAACTATTGCTCAGAAAGATAATTTATGCATCCAGTGCGACGGCACCTTGAAGGACCTGATCAGCCTGATGAATGTAAACAAGAAAGGCGTGGTTGTCATCCTGAATGAAAACAAGGCTGTCGGTATTTTAACTGAACGCGACGTAGTCGAGATCCTGTACAACGGGGTTGATATGTCCTCAAGGATAGACTGCCACTCAAAACGACCTCTCGTTGTGACCAAAGGGGACAGGACCATCGGTTACGCCCTTAATTTAACTTTAGAGAACAATATCAGAAGGGTGATAGTGGCGGACGATGAAGGTAATTTTCTCGGCATTGTGACCCAGCAGGACCTGTTGAAATATCTTGAAGAGGATTTTTACCGGCTGACGATCAAGGTCAAACACATCCTGAAAAAGACCGGGAGCCTGATAAGCGTCTCTCCCGACACCACCTTAAATATAGTGCTGCAGCAGATGATCCAGCACAAGATCAGCGCCGTCCCCGTAATTAAAGATAATAAGGCGCTTGGAATCGTGACAGAAAAGGACATCCTGAAGCTGACTTGCGAAAATGTTTCGCTTAAAGACCATGTGGGAAAATACATGTCCTCGCCCGTTGAGACCGTCAACCTTGATACGCCTCTTGCTGAAATAGTGGAAGTCATGAATTATGAGGGCATCAGGAGGGTAGTCGTTGTTGATAAGGACGGGGCCGCCGTTAACATCGTGACCATCAGGGACGTAATGGAAAACCTCGAAGGCGATTACAACAGATTTATCGAGGGGAAACTCAAGACGGCGAGAGAAATTTTAAATCTGCTGCCTGAAATGCTTATTGAAGTGGTTGATGTGGGAAGCGAGCATCTCGTGATCTGGGCCAATGACAAGGTCATCGGCAAATTCGGCAAGGAGATCCTGGATAAACCCGTTACTAATTTTATACCGAAGGAAAACTGGGAAAGGATCTCCGCGACTTTAAATAAGCTGCATAAGATCGAGCGTATTAAATTCAAAAAAGAGGACAGGATATTTGAGCTTTCCGGGTTCCTGCTGAAAACATTCGGAGATAACGAGCAGGGAAGATATCAGCTTATTATGAGAGACATCACGGAAGATATTAAACTGTCGACTGTCGATCCTCTTACAAATATTTACAACAGAAGATTTATCAACGGGTTCTTAATGAAAGAGATAGAGCGCTGCAAAAGGACCAACAGTCACTTCTCCATCGTCATATCCGACATAGACGATTTCAAGATCATAAACGACACCTACGGTCATCTGGCGGGAGACCTCGCCCTTAAAGCCGTATCGCAGATCATAGTCGACACCGTGCGTAACCTGGATGTCGTGGGGAGGTACGGAGGGGATGAATTCATGATTATTCTCCCTGAGACATCAAGCGACATAGCCTCTTATGTTATTGACAGGTTGAGGTGCAAGATAGAAAACCTGGAAATATCGCTTCCCAAAGGATTAGCGGCGAAAATAACGTGCAGTTTCGGAATTGCCACTTTCCCGGATGACGGGACCGGATCGGATGACCTGCTGGTAACAGCCGATGAAAGATTATATAAGGCAAAAAGCATGGGGAAAAACAAAATCGCCTGCGTGTAGAAACGGTGACGGGTAACAAACACGCAGACCACTGACTTTTCCGGTTATCTTTGATAAACTCGTTTTTAAAATGTCCCTGAAAACAGTTAAAAGCTACCTCGACCTCTGCAGGGTCAGCAATCTTCCGACTGTCTGGACCAATGTGCTGGCAGGCGTTGTCCTGTCAGGCATACCTTTTTCACTTCATCACTTTATCACTCTGTCACTTTCTCTTTCTTTCTTTTATTCAGGCGGCATGTGCCTGAATGATATCTTCGATGCGAAAACGGACACGGGCAAAAAACCTTTCCGTCCCATTCCCTCTCAAAGAATATCAATAAATAGCGCTGTCCTGTTTACCATTGCACTTTTTACTATCGCAATATTGCTTCTCGTTTTTGTTCCTCACCGGGAGGCAATCTATGCGGGCTTGCTGCTCCTCATATTAATTCTCATCTACGATAAATTTCATAAAGGCCATCCATTAAGTGTCATCCTCATGGCAGCGTGCAGAGCAATGGTCTTCGTAGTTTCTTCAATTGCAGTTGCAGGGACGGTCGGGAAGTTTGTTGCGATCGCGGGGGCGCTCCAGTTTATTTATGTTCTTGTGATCAGCATCGTCGCCCGATATGAAAATAAAGGAGGGATGAGAGGATATTCTTTTCCTGTTGTCCCGGTTATGCTTGCCTGTATTTCATTGCTGGACGGGATTGTGATGGCTGTCCTTATTTCACCTGTATGGCTGACAGCGGGAATTACCGGGACAACCCTAACCCTATTGGGACAAAGATACGTGAGAGGCGATTAATTAGAGTCTGTCCATAAACTCAAACATTGGATCGTCATTCCCGCAGTCTGTTGAGCGGGAATCCAGCTTTTAAATAAGTTCTGGATGCCCGATTAAAGACCCCCGATTACGAAATTCGAGGGCAGGCTTCGGGCATGACAAAAATATAAAACAGCAATTTATGGACAGACTCTAATTCCTCTGGAGCCATAGAGCAAAAGAAAGAACCTTTGCACTCTGGCACTTTTGAACTTTTGCTCTTTCCCGAAATTGATTTTATAAAGTTATAACGTTTATACTTTTATATCGCATGATTTCAATCGTGGTCCCCACATACAATGCCGCACGGTTTATGCCTGACCTCCTTGGTTCTATTTTCAGAAACAAAGTCGACGATATGGAAGTGATCATCGTCGATGACTGCTCAAAGGACGATACTGTAAAGATCGCGAAGAACTATCCCTTGAAGGTTATCGAACTGGGAAAGAACGGAGGGCCTGCGAAGGCGAGAAATATCGGGGTGGCGGAAGCCAAAGGCGATATAATATTCTTTCTTGATTCAGACGTGATCGTGCTGGACGGGGCCATTAAGGAAGTCAAGGATTATTTCGATAAGAACCCCACTGAGAAATGCATTATAGGCGTATGCGCCACCGAGCCTCTGAACAAGGGGTTTGTCCCCAGATACATGGCGATGTTTGAATATATTCATCTTATCGGGACCCCCGGAAACAGGGTGAGCGTATTCGCACCGAGATGCGGCGCGATCAGGAAAGATTTTTTCCAGGAGATCGGCGGATACAATGAATCCTACAAGGGAGCTGATGTGGAAGACTTTGAGCTGGCAAGAAGGATAAACAGGACAGACCCCATTATCTTAAACAGGAACGTCATGGTGAAGCACCAGTTTGCCGGCTTCAGGCAGGCAGTGAGGAATTATTTCAAGCGCGCGGTG is drawn from Nitrospirota bacterium and contains these coding sequences:
- a CDS encoding DNA primase gives rise to the protein MYPASGILYHLFMPSDSTLEEIKNRLDIVDVISEYVRLKQAGQNWKGLCPFHTEKTPSFTVNPAKQIYHCFGCGSGGDIFSFLVKYESLSFPEAVAVLAKKAGVPLKTFQKDTVQSGEKEVLLNMHKDAAVFFQHYLLKSDKAKAYLNKRGIEENAQKVFSLGYAPKTWDALIKYLSRKGYKPEIIKKAGLVTQGAKGFYDTFRDRIMFPIYDLKGDVIAFGGRSIDGDEPKYLNSPETIIFNKRRVLYGIHRAKDAIKETGRVLFMEGYLDVITTHMYGFSNAVAPLGTAFTLEHGKLIKRFTEDVLLVFDSDEAGRKAVKNAANILLEAGLNVRVLSFPDKEDPDSFLREKGKEAFQELLDNPLSIVDFFMRQKGDKRLIAREALTAISKVQDSILRGQYIKMLSEKLGVNEIFIREEFKKVRSQSSSEGQTASSVSHSGPRPVEEVTLIKLLLQLPEKAEEVSHILSEEDFKDIMARSVFKRIKEGSTDFKGLYSQCDEAEKNFLTEISLEDHFEDPEKTIDDCVTRIRENRRKILLQELQRKIKEAELKKDLNLLKSLQSEHQKLLKHRKP
- a CDS encoding UbiA family prenyltransferase yields the protein MSLKTVKSYLDLCRVSNLPTVWTNVLAGVVLSGIPFSLHHFITLSLSLSFFYSGGMCLNDIFDAKTDTGKKPFRPIPSQRISINSAVLFTIALFTIAILLLVFVPHREAIYAGLLLLILILIYDKFHKGHPLSVILMAACRAMVFVVSSIAVAGTVGKFVAIAGALQFIYVLVISIVARYENKGGMRGYSFPVVPVMLACISLLDGIVMAVLISPVWLTAGITGTTLTLLGQRYVRGD
- the truB gene encoding tRNA pseudouridine(55) synthase TruB; translated protein: MDLIISLNKPKDITSHDAVMKVRKILKEKRVGHTGTLDPMATGLLLICINRATRLANYFSSLDKEYMAVMKLGETTDTQDAYGKVLSSSDKIDFEEGVIEEALKSFQGKILQQPPMFSALKHQGEPLYKLARKGIEIDRKLRAVTIYDIELLDLNLPYVTFRTRCAKGTYVRTLCHDIGITLGSGAHLSGLERTAVGPFRVEDSLTIEELKDINMNEPGKGVYTMDKALSWMPGLTINETMANGVAHGNPVKVLSLSDDYKKAEGIRIRSLKGELLAVGSYSPERDMIKMDVVFAA
- a CDS encoding glycosyltransferase family 2 protein translates to MISIVVPTYNAARFMPDLLGSIFRNKVDDMEVIIVDDCSKDDTVKIAKNYPLKVIELGKNGGPAKARNIGVAEAKGDIIFFLDSDVIVLDGAIKEVKDYFDKNPTEKCIIGVCATEPLNKGFVPRYMAMFEYIHLIGTPGNRVSVFAPRCGAIRKDFFQEIGGYNESYKGADVEDFELARRINRTDPIILNRNVMVKHQFAGFRQAVRNYFKRAVMWMHLFFREKKLDNAGPTAPGNGIAAMCAFFSFITLFFMPFIDEAKYVVLALFHVFVIANFKWWNFMRKEAGFPFAVKALFLNYFLGIDIMIAAMYAVISYPLSKKEILPS
- a CDS encoding diguanylate cyclase encodes the protein MIEGRYGLLTLLLKTIAQKDNLCIQCDGTLKDLISLMNVNKKGVVVILNENKAVGILTERDVVEILYNGVDMSSRIDCHSKRPLVVTKGDRTIGYALNLTLENNIRRVIVADDEGNFLGIVTQQDLLKYLEEDFYRLTIKVKHILKKTGSLISVSPDTTLNIVLQQMIQHKISAVPVIKDNKALGIVTEKDILKLTCENVSLKDHVGKYMSSPVETVNLDTPLAEIVEVMNYEGIRRVVVVDKDGAAVNIVTIRDVMENLEGDYNRFIEGKLKTAREILNLLPEMLIEVVDVGSEHLVIWANDKVIGKFGKEILDKPVTNFIPKENWERISATLNKLHKIERIKFKKEDRIFELSGFLLKTFGDNEQGRYQLIMRDITEDIKLSTVDPLTNIYNRRFINGFLMKEIERCKRTNSHFSIVISDIDDFKIINDTYGHLAGDLALKAVSQIIVDTVRNLDVVGRYGGDEFMIILPETSSDIASYVIDRLRCKIENLEISLPKGLAAKITCSFGIATFPDDGTGSDDLLVTADERLYKAKSMGKNKIACV